The proteins below are encoded in one region of Arenibacter algicola:
- a CDS encoding Crp/Fnr family transcriptional regulator — translation MSKEELKRVSDTKITKLVKKGETIFGEGDKLNGVFCVREGVSKLSKLSPNGKDQIVKLATQGAVLGQRSVITEEVANLSAIAVNDMEVCFVPKDAIMDSLNSNPNFAVEVLRHIAHDLKEADDVIVNMSQKTVKQRIAEAFIYLEKNFGKDKNGYLALTLSREDIANVVGTATESAIRIISDFKKLGLIKASGKKVAIADRNGLNEVAKGS, via the coding sequence ATGAGCAAGGAGGAGTTGAAAAGGGTTTCAGATACCAAGATTACCAAATTAGTAAAAAAAGGGGAAACCATTTTTGGCGAAGGAGACAAACTCAATGGTGTTTTTTGTGTAAGGGAAGGTGTCTCCAAGTTATCCAAATTAAGTCCAAACGGCAAGGATCAAATAGTAAAACTGGCAACTCAAGGTGCTGTCTTGGGACAGCGTTCCGTAATTACAGAAGAAGTGGCCAACCTAAGTGCAATTGCAGTAAACGATATGGAGGTATGTTTTGTTCCCAAAGATGCCATAATGGATAGCCTTAATAGCAATCCCAATTTTGCTGTGGAAGTTTTGAGGCATATAGCACATGATTTAAAGGAGGCCGATGACGTAATTGTGAATATGTCGCAAAAGACTGTGAAGCAGAGGATAGCCGAGGCATTTATTTATTTGGAGAAAAATTTTGGAAAGGATAAGAACGGCTATTTGGCCTTAACGCTATCCCGGGAAGATATTGCCAATGTAGTAGGTACGGCTACGGAATCTGCCATTAGGATTATTTCAGATTTCAAAAAATTGGGGTTGATAAAAGCTTCTGGAAAAAAAGTGGCCATAGCGGACAGAAATGGCCTTAATGAAGTTGCAAAGGGATCCTGA
- a CDS encoding universal stress protein, translating into MKKILLPTDFSPNAWNATKYAISLYKYEECEFYILNTYTPTIAHSRFMATGAGGKACEDVVKHNSEKGLDQLLSKIQEKYHNPKHKFITISSFSLLVDEIKNIIETHQIGLVITGTKGASGLEEVFMGSNTVRIIKSIKNCPVLAIPQHFKFKTPSEIAFATDFNRFYTTSELKPLLEMAKSFKAAIRIVHVQYEIKSLTEVQQFNLNMLRKYIGEVEHYVHTVSELNSVSQTLEVFANELDIHLLAMLNYQHSYMEKMTREPVIKRLAFHTQIPLLVIPELGMGTPPNSKKGKEISASS; encoded by the coding sequence TTGAAAAAGATATTATTACCTACAGATTTTTCTCCCAATGCTTGGAATGCAACCAAATATGCAATTTCCCTTTATAAGTATGAAGAGTGCGAGTTTTATATTTTAAATACATATACTCCTACCATTGCCCATAGCAGGTTTATGGCAACAGGTGCGGGCGGCAAAGCTTGTGAGGATGTGGTGAAGCATAATTCCGAAAAAGGCTTGGACCAGCTCTTGTCAAAGATCCAGGAAAAGTACCATAATCCGAAACATAAGTTTATTACCATTTCTTCCTTTAGTCTCTTGGTAGATGAAATAAAGAACATTATAGAGACACATCAAATTGGTTTGGTGATTACGGGAACAAAAGGTGCATCAGGATTGGAGGAGGTGTTTATGGGGAGCAATACCGTTAGAATAATAAAGTCCATAAAGAACTGCCCGGTACTGGCCATTCCTCAACATTTTAAATTTAAAACTCCTTCCGAAATAGCTTTTGCAACAGATTTTAATAGGTTTTACACGACTTCCGAATTGAAGCCCCTGTTGGAAATGGCAAAATCCTTTAAGGCGGCCATTAGGATAGTACATGTGCAATACGAAATTAAATCGCTTACTGAAGTCCAGCAATTCAACCTTAATATGTTAAGGAAGTACATAGGTGAGGTAGAGCATTATGTACATACCGTTTCAGAATTGAATTCGGTTTCCCAGACCTTGGAGGTCTTTGCAAACGAATTGGACATTCACCTATTGGCCATGCTCAATTATCAGCACAGCTATATGGAAAAAATGACACGGGAACCAGTAATTAAACGATTGGCATTTCACACTCAAATCCCCTTATTGGTAATCCCGGAATTGGGTATGGGAACTCCTCCAAATAGCAAAAAAGGCAAGGAAATATCGGCCTCTAGTTAA
- a CDS encoding NUDIX hydrolase has translation MTALENNSPYIAQPKILVATDCIVFGFDEGILKLLVFRRRIDPLKGEWSLIGSFVNEEESVPDAARRVLLQFTGLENIFLEELRVYSDVERDSGARCISIAQYALIRINDYDREQVELHGAKWFALEDIPQLVLDHNVMIADALDRLRQKTTHKPIGFELLPEKFTIPQLQSLYEALHQTKLDDRNFRKKLLSFDLLIKLDEKDKSTSKKGAFLYRFDYGKYKKLEESGINFVL, from the coding sequence ATGACGGCCTTGGAGAATAATAGCCCTTATATTGCGCAGCCCAAAATACTTGTGGCAACAGATTGTATTGTTTTTGGTTTTGATGAGGGGATTTTGAAGCTCTTGGTCTTTAGAAGGAGAATAGATCCTCTTAAAGGGGAGTGGTCCCTGATCGGCAGTTTTGTAAATGAAGAGGAGAGTGTCCCAGATGCTGCCCGCCGGGTTCTTTTACAGTTTACAGGCCTTGAGAATATTTTTTTAGAGGAACTAAGGGTTTATAGCGATGTGGAGAGGGATTCCGGTGCAAGATGTATTTCCATTGCCCAATATGCACTGATCAGAATCAATGATTATGATAGGGAACAGGTAGAATTACATGGCGCCAAATGGTTTGCCTTAGAAGATATTCCACAATTGGTACTGGATCATAATGTTATGATTGCCGATGCCTTGGACCGACTAAGGCAGAAAACTACGCACAAGCCTATTGGGTTTGAGCTTCTTCCCGAAAAATTTACTATTCCACAGCTTCAATCATTATACGAGGCCCTTCACCAGACCAAATTGGATGATCGCAATTTCAGAAAGAAATTATTGTCCTTCGATTTGCTTATAAAATTGGACGAGAAGGATAAATCCACATCTAAAAAAGGCGCATTTTTGTACAGGTTCGATTACGGGAAGTATAAAAAATTGGAAGAATCAGGAATTAACTTTGTACTTTGA
- a CDS encoding homogentisate 1,2-dioxygenase, with product MPVYHKLGKIPPKRHTIFKKQDGSLHYEQLFGTIGFDGMSSLMYHLHRPTMVKEVGKSFDVSPKALVSHNIKSRLLKGFEVKPMNDYLESRSVMLFNSDVHISLAAPKNSLTDYFYKNADADELLFVHKGTGVLKTMLGEIRFEYGDYLVIPRGMIYQITFDTEENRLLIAESYHPIYTPKRYRNWFGQHLEHSPFCERDFKLPQNLQTYDELGDFVIKVKKQGQLHHLVYASHPFDVVGWDGYNYPYGFSIHNFEPITGRVHQPPPVHQTFETSAFVVCSFVPRLYDYHPQSIPAPYNHSNIDSDEVLYYVDGDFMSRKNIDKGYISLHPAGIPHGPHPGTYEASIGKSKTEELAVMIDTFRPLQLTKAAMDIDDGKYYKSWLE from the coding sequence ATGCCCGTGTATCATAAATTAGGTAAAATTCCCCCCAAAAGACATACTATTTTTAAGAAACAGGACGGAAGCCTGCATTACGAGCAATTGTTTGGAACCATCGGTTTTGATGGTATGTCGTCTCTAATGTACCACCTGCATAGACCAACGATGGTAAAGGAAGTGGGGAAGTCCTTCGATGTTTCCCCCAAAGCCCTGGTGTCACATAATATCAAGTCCAGATTGCTAAAAGGTTTCGAAGTGAAGCCAATGAACGATTATTTGGAAAGTAGAAGTGTAATGTTGTTCAATTCCGATGTTCATATCTCGCTTGCGGCACCCAAAAATTCCCTGACAGATTATTTTTATAAAAATGCCGATGCGGATGAATTGTTGTTCGTCCACAAAGGTACGGGGGTGTTAAAAACGATGTTGGGAGAAATTAGATTTGAATACGGGGATTATCTTGTTATTCCGCGTGGAATGATCTACCAGATTACTTTTGATACCGAGGAGAACAGATTGCTGATTGCGGAATCATATCATCCCATTTATACCCCAAAAAGATATAGAAATTGGTTTGGACAGCATTTGGAGCATTCCCCGTTTTGCGAGCGCGATTTTAAATTGCCGCAGAACCTACAGACCTATGATGAGTTGGGCGATTTTGTGATCAAAGTTAAAAAACAAGGTCAATTGCACCATTTGGTGTATGCTTCCCACCCATTTGATGTGGTAGGATGGGATGGTTACAATTATCCCTATGGCTTTTCCATACATAATTTTGAACCCATTACCGGGCGGGTTCACCAACCACCTCCAGTGCATCAGACTTTTGAGACTTCAGCCTTTGTGGTCTGCTCCTTTGTGCCTCGTTTATATGACTATCATCCCCAATCCATACCTGCCCCTTACAATCATTCCAATATAGATTCAGACGAGGTGTTGTATTATGTTGATGGCGACTTTATGAGCAGAAAGAATATAGACAAGGGATATATTTCCTTACATCCTGCTGGAATCCCTCATGGCCCTCATCCGGGTACTTATGAGGCTAGTATTGGAAAATCCAAAACTGAAGAGTTGGCTGTGATGATAGATACATTTAGGCCCTTGCAGCTTACAAAGGCCGCCATGGATATTGATGATGGCAAGTATTACAAATCTTGGTTGGAATAG
- the hutG gene encoding formimidoylglutamase: MHTYSKTDPILWTGRKSGQQLYLHEKVICVDLNSEQVPITNGRSWAILGYACDEGVKRNEGRIGAALGPDAIRKQLAKLPNHLRENTLVLDTGTVDCQDGDLKKTQTVLSRTVTQLLQQHAFPILLGGGHDIAYGHYNGIKRYLATEGINKSVGIINFDAHFDLRSNQTNNNSGTPFYQIAQECKLDQSKFRYMCLGIREDANNSSLYGTAKDLGVSYVDKTNFNLLHFNTIKDKIAQFAKEVDYIYTTIDLDGFSSAYAPGVSAASPMGFSPEIVLECLKIIIASKKMISFDIAEMNPTYDIDHQTAKLAASLIHFVIHQSQ, from the coding sequence ATGCACACCTATTCCAAAACAGACCCTATACTGTGGACAGGACGCAAGTCTGGCCAACAGCTTTATCTTCACGAAAAGGTGATTTGCGTTGATCTTAATTCCGAGCAAGTCCCCATTACTAATGGGCGGTCCTGGGCAATACTGGGATATGCTTGCGACGAGGGCGTTAAAAGGAATGAAGGCAGAATAGGTGCAGCCTTAGGACCCGATGCCATCCGCAAGCAACTCGCCAAACTCCCAAACCACCTTAGGGAAAACACCTTAGTTTTGGACACAGGAACTGTGGATTGCCAGGACGGCGATTTAAAAAAAACACAGACCGTTTTGTCGCGTACCGTCACCCAACTGCTTCAGCAACACGCTTTCCCCATCCTTTTGGGAGGAGGACATGACATTGCTTATGGCCATTATAACGGAATAAAAAGATATCTAGCCACGGAAGGCATTAATAAATCCGTTGGCATCATTAATTTTGACGCCCATTTTGATTTACGAAGTAACCAAACCAATAACAATTCTGGCACACCCTTTTATCAAATTGCACAAGAGTGTAAACTGGACCAATCAAAATTCCGCTATATGTGTTTGGGAATCCGTGAGGATGCCAATAACAGTAGCCTTTATGGCACCGCAAAGGACCTAGGTGTTTCCTATGTTGACAAAACCAATTTCAACCTCCTGCATTTTAATACCATAAAAGATAAAATAGCTCAATTTGCCAAGGAGGTGGATTATATCTACACTACTATTGATCTGGATGGATTTTCCTCGGCCTACGCGCCTGGTGTAAGTGCTGCCTCTCCAATGGGTTTCTCCCCGGAAATTGTCCTGGAATGCTTAAAGATTATAATTGCATCAAAAAAAATGATAAGCTTCGATATCGCCGAAATGAATCCGACTTATGATATTGACCATCAAACGGCAAAATTGGCCGCTTCCCTTATTCATTTTGTGATTCACCAAAGCCAATAA